CCATGTCGGACGGCGGATCTGATTGGGCGTGCCCGGAATCTCGTCGAAGAGGTGCGCCTCGAACGCCGCCGCTCCACCCGAAAGCAGCCCCCGCATCAGCTCCGAGTGCGCCGCCTCCCCCGTGCGCGGGCGCTGCTCCGGCTCCTTCTCCAGCAGCCGCAGGATGGCCCTCGACAGGAGCTCCGGCACCTGGGGATTGATGTCCCGGGGCGACGGCGGCAGCCGCTCCGTGATGGCCACCGCCAGCAGCTCCGGCTCCTGACCCGGTGGGAACGGGTAGTGCCCTGTCACGGCCCGGTAAAGGCACACACCCAGGGCATACAGGTCATCCGACTCCCGGTATGGGTAGCGCAGCTCCGGCTGCCTCCAGTGGCGCTGCTGGAAGCGGATGGCCTCCGGACTGCGCAGGTGCAGCGTCCCCGGGGGCAGGGTGGTGGTCGTCAACGTCGCGGCCCCCGTCTGGTCCCCGGCCCCGAAGTCGATGAGCACCGGCACCTGCTCCCTCGCGCGGACCAGGATGTGCTCCGGCTTCAGGTCGCGGTGCAGCACGCCTCGCGCGTGCAACACCCCCAGCGTCATCGCCACCGAGCCGCCCACCATCGCCACCTGACGGAACGTGGGGTTGAACGTCTCCGTCCAGAGGTGGAGCGCCAGCCCCTCCACGCAGTCCATGACGAAGTACGGCAACCCCTCCACCGGATCCGGCCATCGCCCCGTGGCATGCACCCGCACCACGTTCGGATGCCACGCCCGGTCCAGCAACAGCGCCATCTCCCGCAGCGCCCGGGCCGGGTCCGGATGCAGCGACAGCTTGAGCGCGAAGCTCCGCCCCGGCGCGTCCAGGGGCTCCACCCGATAGACCGCGCCGTACCCGCCCACCCCCAGCGTCCCCTGCACGCGCCAGCGCCCCACCTCCGCGCCGGGCTGGAGCGCCCCCGGGAACACCTGTGACCCTTCCTGACCCATGGACCCGGAGAGTCGCATGACTTTCACTCAACCTGGAAGGTCAGCCGGGGCAGAGGGCCGGAGGCAACCTGGGGCCGTGTGCTCCCAAGTCAGGAAGTCTCGCCTCGTGGGGCCAGGCGGAATGCCCCCAGCGGAACACGTCTGCGGTGACTGAAATGTGACATGAGCGAAGCGCGTATCGGGCCAGTGGCGTCAGACGGATTTGATGTATTAAGCCGCGTCTCATCGCAGCACTCCCCCCTCATTCAGGAGTTCCTGATGCGTCGTCTTGGCTCAGCCCTTCTCGCCGTGAGCATGCTCGTTGGTTGCGGTCCTGGTACCCAGGCGGAGACTCCCCCCGAGTCCGCGCCGGCCGCCGAGCAGCAGCAGCAGGCCCCCATCCTCACGACGACGAACGTCGACGTGGCCATCGAGTGCTCGGGCATCCTCGAGTTCGCGAACACGGCGTCGTACTCGCTCCTCGACCGCTACCTGCCCAGCAACGTGGTCACCAACATCGTGAACCGCCGCGCCACCGCGCCGTTCACGTCGCTGGCGGACCTGTCC
The sequence above is drawn from the Corallococcus sp. NCRR genome and encodes:
- a CDS encoding serine/threonine protein kinase; the protein is MRLSGSMGQEGSQVFPGALQPGAEVGRWRVQGTLGVGGYGAVYRVEPLDAPGRSFALKLSLHPDPARALREMALLLDRAWHPNVVRVHATGRWPDPVEGLPYFVMDCVEGLALHLWTETFNPTFRQVAMVGGSVAMTLGVLHARGVLHRDLKPEHILVRAREQVPVLIDFGAGDQTGAATLTTTTLPPGTLHLRSPEAIRFQQRHWRQPELRYPYRESDDLYALGVCLYRAVTGHYPFPPGQEPELLAVAITERLPPSPRDINPQVPELLSRAILRLLEKEPEQRPRTGEAAHSELMRGLLSGGAAAFEAHLFDEIPGTPNQIRRPTWPAQPYLTPAPRPRPVPEPVAPRRLPAWGWVGVVACLGLLLAGPRTWEVLLRGWTRHTTLQVSDSLSAPVGHKLASPPDRPHSVPVAAPVVAQKEEHTPVTTKPPAPPSPKPARALKAATLASCMAGMACASAPLVDRPTPPAEDCPEDAKAAMKALRVDGIQWAAKFDPNTRSDFVTVREGRAAVYTLGSEGRVRHGSMLTGTLYVGSKRVYGRFTQLRQNKTGETFPVCIELWFLDDRTRGVPRSEGGNENTAVVPNMMSIRGVWRYDE